From the Strix uralensis isolate ZFMK-TIS-50842 chromosome 33, bStrUra1, whole genome shotgun sequence genome, one window contains:
- the LOC141936539 gene encoding uncharacterized protein LOC141936539, translating into MRKTCRPARDHGAARIAMSSEETGGLFGEIVGTGTIKGQGTPFSTLPDIGSGQGRDTRARSRGRGNTRTPTDPTRPRTPLAPSHTHFLTRRSPRPRSHSPPTRRHSPTRTPSDPLTQSHPRTHTRTAPTRGAGAGLRAERARLSGARVRPRGRSGQRPPAAARWGRAASAALGWGRGQRCRAGEEICQVWAGASRYIRRELLQKKAVEIGVGTFALVPARATVGEDKVLPVERPVFQPRRLLKKFYKLKCAKTEIPDETPLVQLDFEQIAADTHFRKEIVEQCVHETLLFFAEALRDNKEVEFSFEGIGILAVRRKVLSMTFLDDCLLELDATGNMLAALLGDPKMMRIVAFAGKNDFSRLSRDGVITLPRLEVEVPHQASVPVTSLKPRRESAPWGGGSRRVSVLDPVFLARRRVSLVRQQAKAGEQAKAKESGPARFLPGIQKFQEELKQPRPPALPRLQLPACDAQPSGMGTSSLRTERAEKRLRLLMEFKRQKMEAELWHHYRAKRTGQNVERGQSPCRYLFEEPHCPPHLRRKAYAEELQERLQKAARCQSPARQTVPEERAAVKGETTRLLERRGKAQGLPATPRSCQQPRGGQRQGP; encoded by the exons ATGAGGAAGACGTGCAGGCCGGCCcgggaccacggggcggcacgtaTTGCAATGAGCTCCGAGGAAACGGGTGGACTCTTCGGGGAGATCGTGggaactgggacaataaaaggacagGGCACTCCTTTTTC aaccctccccgatatcgGATCAGGACAG GGGCGCGACACCCGTGCGCGCTCCCGTGGGCGCGGCAACACCCGaacccccacagaccccacacgGCCCCGCACCCCACTCGCGCCGTCGCACACGCACTTTCtcacccgccgcagcccccgtccgcgctcccacagcccccccacgcgCAGGCACAGTCCCACGCGGACACCCAGCGACCCCCTGACACAGTCACACCCGCGCACGCACACCCGGACCGCGC cgacgcgcggggccggcgccgggctccgcgccgagaGGGCCCGTCTGAGCGGGGCCCGCGTccgccctcggggccgctccgggcagcgcccgcccgcggctgcgcgctggggacgcgccgcctccgccgcgcTCGGttggggccgcgggcagcgctgccgcgCTGGGGAAG aaatCTGCCAAGTCTGGGCTGGCGCGTCTCGGTACATCCGGAGGGAGCTCTTGCAGAAGAAG GCGGTGGAGATCGGAGTTGGGACATTTGCTCTTGTCCCAGCACGTGCCACGGTGGGAGAGGACAAGGTTTTGCCTGTTGAGAGGCCCGTGTTCCAGCCACGCAGGCTCCTGAAGAAGTTCTACAAGCTCAAGTGTGCAAAGACCGAAATCCCTG ACGAGACACCACTCGTTCAGCTGGACTTTGAGCAGATTGCCGCCGACACCCACTTCCGCAAAGAAATCGTGGAGCAGTGTGTACACGAGACCCTGCTTTTCTTCGCCGAGGCCCTCCGAGACAACAAGGAGGTGGAATTCTCCTTCGAGGGCATTGGCATCCTTGCTGTGCGAAGGAAAGTGCTCAGCATGACCTTCTTGGATGACTGCCTGCTGGAGCTGGATGCGACAGGGAACATGCTGGCAGCTCTTCTCGGG GACCCCAAGATGATGCGCATAGTGGCCTTCGCGGGCAAAAACGATTTCAGTCGTCTCAGTCGAGACGGGGTCATCACGCTGCCAAG GCTTGAGGTTGAGGTCCCGCACCAAGCATCGGTCCCTGTGACTTCTCTGAAGCCCAGGAGAGAGTCGGCGCCTTGGGGCGGGGGTTCCCGCAGAG TGAGCGTGCTGGATCCGGTGTTCCTGGCTCGGCGGAGGGTTTCTCTGGTCAGGCAGCAGGCGAAGGCGGGCGAGCAGGCTAAAGCCAAGGAATCTGGCCCAGCCAG GTTCCTGCCAGGAATCCAGAAGTTCCAGGAGGAGCTGAAGCAGCCCAGACCTCCAGCTTTGCCGCGATTGCAGCTCCCTGCCTGTGACGCGCAGCCCTCAGGAATG GGAACGAGCTCCCTCCGCACCGAGAGGGCAGAAAAACGGCTCCGGCTGCTGATGGAGTTCAAGCGCCAAAAGATGGAAGCGGAGCTGTGGCACCATTACCGTGCCAAGAGAACGGGGCAGAACGTGGAGCGAGGCCAG agcCCCTGCCGCTACCTGTTTGAGGAGCCCCATTGCCCTCCCCACCTCCGGAGAAAGGCCTACGCCGAGGAgctgcaggagaggctgcagaAGGCAGCGAGATGCCAAAGCCCTGCAAGGCAGACAGTGCCGGAGGAGCGGGCGGCAGT CAAGGGAGAGACAACGAGGCTGTTGGAGCGCCGTGGGAAGGCCCAGGGACTGCCAGCCACGCCAagaagctgccagcagccccGGGGAGGCCAGCGGCAGGGGCCTTAG